Proteins encoded within one genomic window of Oncorhynchus keta strain PuntledgeMale-10-30-2019 chromosome 12, Oket_V2, whole genome shotgun sequence:
- the LOC118391324 gene encoding moesin isoform X1, whose translation MPKTISVRVTTMDAELEFAIQPNTTGKQLFDQVVKTIGLREVWFFGLQYQDTKGFSTWLKLNKKVTAQDVRKESPLLFKFRGKFFPEDVSEELIQEATQRLFFLQVKEGILNDDIYCPPETAVLLASYAVQAKYADYNKDIHSTGYLSSDKLLPQRVLDQHKLNKEQWEERIQVWHEEHKGMLREDSMMEYLKIAQDLEMYGVNYFSIKNKKGSELWLGVDALGLNIYEQNDKMTPKIGFPWSEIRNISFNDKKFVIKPIDKKAPDFVFYAPRLRINKRILALCMGNHELYMRRRKPDTIEVQQMKAQAREEKNHKKMERALLENEKKKRELAEKEKEKIEKEKEDLMEKLKQIEEQTKKAQQELEEQTRKALELEHERKRAQEEAERLEKERRMAEEAKTALLQQSENQMKNQEHLATELAELTSKISLLEDAKQRKEDEATQWQQKACMVQEDLEKTKEELKSKIMASHIQEPMQAENEHDENDETSDQASAEFTGGISHKDRSEEERMTEAEKNERVQQHLQALSSELAIARDETKKTANDIIHADNVKAGRDKYKTLRQIRSGNTKQRIDEFECM comes from the exons ATTAGTGTGCGAGTTACCACGATGGATGCAGAGTTGGAGTTTGCCATCCAGCCCAACACAACGGGAAAGCAACTCTTCGACCAG GTTGTGAAGACAATCGGACTGCGGGAGGTGTGGTTCTTCGGACTGCAGTACCAGGATACAAAAGGTTTCTCAACCTGGCTCAAGCTTAATAAGAAG GTGACTGCCCAGGATGTGAGGAAGGAAAGCCCACTACTGTTCAAGTTCCGTGGAAAGTTCTTCCCTGAGGATGTGTCAGAGGAGCTGATCCAGGAGGCCACCCAGAGGCTGTTCTTCTTGCAGGTGAAGGAGGGGATCCTCAACGATGACATTTACTGCCCCCCGGAGACTGCTGTGCTGCTGGCCTCCTACGCCGTGCAGGCCAAGTATGCTGACTACAACAAGGACATCCACTCAACAGGATACCTGTCCAGTGACAAACTGTTGCCTCAGAG AGTCCTGGACCAGCACAAGCTCAACAAGGAGCAGTGGGAGGAGAGGATCCAGGTGTGGCATGAGGAACACAAGGGCATGCTCAg AGAGGACTCAATGATGGAGTACCTGAAGATTGCTCAGGACCTGGAGATGTACGGTGTCAACTACTTCAGCATCAAGAACAAGAAAGGATCAGAGCTATGGTTAGGAGTGGACGCCCTGGGACTCAACATTTACGAACAGAATGATAA GATGACACCTAAAATTGGATTCCCATGGAGTGAAATCAGGAATATTTCCTTCAATGACAAGAAGTTTGTTATCAAACCCATTGACAAGAAAGCACCA GACTTTGTATTCTATGCTCCACGACTGCGTATCAACAAGCGCATCCTGGCACTCTGCATGGGCAATCATGAGCTGTATATGCGTCGCCGCAAACCAGACACCATCGAGGTACAGCAGATGAAGGCCCAGGCCAGAGAGGAAAAGAACCACAAGAAGATGGAGAG GGCACTGCTGGAGAAcgaaaagaagaagagagaacttgctgaaaaagaaaaggaaaagattgaaaaggagaaggaggatCTTATGGAGAAACTGAAACAGATTGAGGAACAGACGAAAAAAGCTCAGCAAG agtTGGAGGAACAGACGCGGAAGGCTCTGGAATTGGAGCATGAGAGGAAGCGTGCTCAGGAGGAGGCGGAGCGTCTGGAGAAGGAGCGCAGGATGGCTGAGGAGGCCAAGACTGCCCTGCTCCAGCAGTCTGAGAACCAGATGAAAAACCAGGAACACTTG GCCACGGAACTGGCTGAGCTAACCTCAAAGATCTCCCTACTGGAGGACGCCAAGCAGAGGAAGGAGGATGAGGCAACGCAGTGGCAACAGAAG GCCTGCATGGTACAGGAGGACCTGGAGAAGACCAAAGAGGAGCTGAAGAGCAAAATCATGGCGTCCCACATACAGGAGCCTATGCAGGCCGAGAACGAGCATGACGAGAACGACGAGACCAGCGACCAGGCCAGCGCCGAGTTCACAGGCGGTATCTCCCACAAAGACCGCAGCGAGGAGGAGCGCATGACCGAAGCCGAGAAGAACGAGCGTGTACAGCAACACCTGCAG GCTTTGAGCTCGGAGTTGGCCATCGCTCGAGATGAGACCAAGAAAACCGCAAATGACATCATCCACGCAGATAACGTGAAAGCGGGACGGGACAAGTACAAGACCCTCCGGCAGATTCGGTCGGGCAACACCAAGCAGCGTATAGACGAGTTTGAGTGCATGTGa
- the LOC118391324 gene encoding moesin isoform X2 translates to MQSWSLPSSPTQRESNSSTRVLDQHKLNKEQWEERIQVWHEEHKGMLREDSMMEYLKIAQDLEMYGVNYFSIKNKKGSELWLGVDALGLNIYEQNDKMTPKIGFPWSEIRNISFNDKKFVIKPIDKKAPDFVFYAPRLRINKRILALCMGNHELYMRRRKPDTIEVQQMKAQAREEKNHKKMERALLENEKKKRELAEKEKEKIEKEKEDLMEKLKQIEEQTKKAQQELEEQTRKALELEHERKRAQEEAERLEKERRMAEEAKTALLQQSENQMKNQEHLATELAELTSKISLLEDAKQRKEDEATQWQQKACMVQEDLEKTKEELKSKIMASHIQEPMQAENEHDENDETSDQASAEFTGGISHKDRSEEERMTEAEKNERVQQHLQALSSELAIARDETKKTANDIIHADNVKAGRDKYKTLRQIRSGNTKQRIDEFECM, encoded by the exons ATGCAGAGTTGGAGTTTGCCATCCAGCCCAACACAACGGGAAAGCAACTCTTCGACCAG AGTCCTGGACCAGCACAAGCTCAACAAGGAGCAGTGGGAGGAGAGGATCCAGGTGTGGCATGAGGAACACAAGGGCATGCTCAg AGAGGACTCAATGATGGAGTACCTGAAGATTGCTCAGGACCTGGAGATGTACGGTGTCAACTACTTCAGCATCAAGAACAAGAAAGGATCAGAGCTATGGTTAGGAGTGGACGCCCTGGGACTCAACATTTACGAACAGAATGATAA GATGACACCTAAAATTGGATTCCCATGGAGTGAAATCAGGAATATTTCCTTCAATGACAAGAAGTTTGTTATCAAACCCATTGACAAGAAAGCACCA GACTTTGTATTCTATGCTCCACGACTGCGTATCAACAAGCGCATCCTGGCACTCTGCATGGGCAATCATGAGCTGTATATGCGTCGCCGCAAACCAGACACCATCGAGGTACAGCAGATGAAGGCCCAGGCCAGAGAGGAAAAGAACCACAAGAAGATGGAGAG GGCACTGCTGGAGAAcgaaaagaagaagagagaacttgctgaaaaagaaaaggaaaagattgaaaaggagaaggaggatCTTATGGAGAAACTGAAACAGATTGAGGAACAGACGAAAAAAGCTCAGCAAG agtTGGAGGAACAGACGCGGAAGGCTCTGGAATTGGAGCATGAGAGGAAGCGTGCTCAGGAGGAGGCGGAGCGTCTGGAGAAGGAGCGCAGGATGGCTGAGGAGGCCAAGACTGCCCTGCTCCAGCAGTCTGAGAACCAGATGAAAAACCAGGAACACTTG GCCACGGAACTGGCTGAGCTAACCTCAAAGATCTCCCTACTGGAGGACGCCAAGCAGAGGAAGGAGGATGAGGCAACGCAGTGGCAACAGAAG GCCTGCATGGTACAGGAGGACCTGGAGAAGACCAAAGAGGAGCTGAAGAGCAAAATCATGGCGTCCCACATACAGGAGCCTATGCAGGCCGAGAACGAGCATGACGAGAACGACGAGACCAGCGACCAGGCCAGCGCCGAGTTCACAGGCGGTATCTCCCACAAAGACCGCAGCGAGGAGGAGCGCATGACCGAAGCCGAGAAGAACGAGCGTGTACAGCAACACCTGCAG GCTTTGAGCTCGGAGTTGGCCATCGCTCGAGATGAGACCAAGAAAACCGCAAATGACATCATCCACGCAGATAACGTGAAAGCGGGACGGGACAAGTACAAGACCCTCCGGCAGATTCGGTCGGGCAACACCAAGCAGCGTATAGACGAGTTTGAGTGCATGTGa